The Deinococcus sp. Leaf326 genome has a segment encoding these proteins:
- a CDS encoding tyrosine-type recombinase/integrase, with product MTLVRATGDLLAQTRSWTSLHDEELKRRAVLAARDADAEALGDLTSAYLGHLGSSGVLTSPKTLTAYRLGVRQYTEYARANAVGILRPGRHDAQGYVGSMLAAGRAPEGVQLKVAAARCLYRALRWAGATEADPFRDVRIPKDHTTGLEKRPPYTDLEIEQVLAGATPHDRFLLLLTAHAGLRVSEALGLHWNDLDLVGGRVRVTGKGRKTRTVPMSGRLVAAAEAYRALYAPGGEAHDRDDHGPSRRTTPRLRTFRYATVQNATRAMKATFTQAGVPWRGFHAARKYAGTRLLGQTGDLATVAAFLGHASVDTTRDSYAAVASDAAAPQLRGW from the coding sequence ATGACTCTCGTACGCGCGACTGGCGATCTGCTCGCCCAGACCCGGAGCTGGACCAGCCTGCACGATGAAGAACTCAAGCGGCGCGCCGTTCTGGCCGCCAGGGACGCCGACGCCGAGGCCCTGGGCGACCTTACGTCTGCCTATCTGGGGCACCTGGGCAGCAGCGGGGTCCTGACCAGCCCCAAGACGCTCACGGCCTACCGGCTGGGCGTGCGTCAGTACACCGAATACGCGCGGGCCAACGCGGTCGGCATCCTGCGGCCGGGGCGGCATGACGCGCAGGGCTATGTGGGGTCCATGCTCGCGGCGGGCCGGGCGCCGGAAGGCGTGCAGCTCAAGGTGGCCGCCGCGCGTTGCCTGTACCGGGCGCTACGCTGGGCCGGCGCGACCGAGGCCGATCCGTTCCGGGACGTACGCATTCCCAAGGACCACACCACCGGGCTGGAAAAAAGGCCCCCCTACACGGACTTGGAGATTGAGCAGGTTCTGGCAGGAGCCACGCCGCACGACCGCTTTCTGCTGCTGCTCACCGCGCACGCGGGCCTGCGTGTGAGCGAAGCGCTGGGCCTGCACTGGAACGACCTCGACCTTGTCGGCGGACGCGTGCGCGTGACCGGCAAGGGCCGCAAGACCCGCACCGTGCCCATGAGTGGCCGACTCGTGGCGGCGGCCGAGGCCTACCGCGCCCTGTACGCTCCCGGCGGCGAGGCGCACGACCGCGACGATCACGGCCCTTCCCGGCGCACGACCCCCCGGCTGAGAACCTTCCGCTACGCGACGGTGCAAAACGCCACCCGCGCCATGAAAGCTACTTTCACCCAGGCCGGGGTGCCGTGGCGCGGGTTTCACGCCGCGCGCAAATATGCCGGCACCCGGCTGCTCGGGCAGACCGGCGACCTGGCAACCGTCGCGGCCTTTCTAGGCCACGCCTCGGTGGACACGACCCGCGACAGCTACGCCGCCGTCGCCTCGGACGCCGCCGCCCCGCAGCTCAGGGGCTGGTGA
- a CDS encoding TerD family protein — protein MPISLQKGQQISLAKEAGPRLDLVRMGLGWDVIKKKGFFGFGGGEQAVDLDANALLFDASGQLQEAVWFRQLQSADGTVRHSGDNRTGQGSGDDETVTVDLARLPAGIQTVVFSVNNYTGQDFGGVQNAYCRLIDTQGEKEIARYDLSAQGSHSALILASLRRSGSDWTMTAIGAPSRGRTFQDNLPDLRAYV, from the coding sequence ATGCCAATTTCCCTGCAAAAAGGTCAGCAGATTTCTCTCGCCAAGGAGGCTGGGCCGCGTCTGGATCTCGTCCGGATGGGTCTGGGCTGGGACGTGATCAAGAAAAAGGGATTCTTCGGCTTCGGCGGCGGCGAGCAGGCAGTGGACCTCGACGCCAACGCCCTGCTGTTCGACGCCTCCGGGCAGCTTCAGGAAGCCGTGTGGTTCCGTCAGCTTCAGAGTGCAGACGGCACGGTGCGCCACAGCGGCGACAACCGCACCGGTCAGGGCAGCGGCGACGACGAGACGGTCACGGTGGACCTCGCGCGCCTGCCGGCGGGAATCCAGACAGTCGTATTCAGCGTGAACAACTACACGGGGCAGGACTTCGGGGGCGTGCAGAACGCCTACTGCCGACTGATCGACACCCAGGGCGAGAAGGAGATCGCGCGCTACGACCTCTCGGCGCAGGGCAGCCATTCGGCGCTGATCCTGGCGAGCCTGCGCCGCAGCGGCAGCGACTGGACCATGACTGCCATCGGCGCGCCGTCGCGGGGCCGCACCTTCCAGGACAATCTGCCGGACCTGCGGGCCTACGTGTAG
- a CDS encoding VWA domain-containing protein gives MQTFQTGQKSPLAALTPATTLTLSARVTGPAAEYDLILFGLDDAGRLSDDRYMVFYNQPRSPEGALSVQAGSGAEKVFTLDLAALPASVRRLSLAVTTDQGDLSSVQAAEVTLGAGGAPLLTYRVTGRELGQEKALMLLDVYFKDVWRVGAVGQGFAGGLDALVRHFGGEVAQEGSGPPTPVPTAPAPASTSVSLVKERQRVLLEKAERTQPQLVNLIKTASVSLEKRGLGEARYRVNLVLDISASMYDEYRSGAVQALAERALALATRLDDDGEVEVYLFGIKAHRSGPLSLDNVGGFVDRLRVKLEGGTHYSPVMTLVRDDARAARTALPTLVLFITDGGSSNRDAVIRQMTEASREPVFWKFMGIDQGGVDFDFLNKLDDLRGRTVDNADFFCLPSPIRVPDAQLFELLVNELDTWQAAARRQGVLR, from the coding sequence ATGCAGACATTCCAGACCGGCCAGAAGAGCCCGCTCGCGGCGCTGACTCCAGCGACCACCCTGACCCTCAGCGCCCGCGTGACCGGGCCGGCGGCCGAATACGACCTGATTCTCTTCGGTCTCGACGACGCGGGGCGCCTGAGCGACGACCGCTACATGGTCTTCTACAACCAGCCGCGCAGTCCCGAAGGCGCCCTTTCGGTACAGGCCGGGAGCGGCGCGGAGAAGGTCTTTACCCTTGACCTCGCGGCCCTGCCGGCCAGCGTGCGCCGCCTGAGCCTCGCCGTGACCACCGATCAGGGCGACCTGAGCAGCGTTCAGGCTGCCGAAGTGACCCTCGGAGCGGGCGGCGCGCCGCTGCTGACGTACCGGGTCACTGGCCGTGAGCTGGGGCAGGAAAAGGCCCTGATGCTGCTCGACGTGTATTTCAAGGACGTGTGGCGGGTCGGCGCCGTCGGACAGGGCTTCGCGGGAGGCCTCGACGCGCTCGTGCGGCACTTCGGCGGCGAGGTGGCGCAGGAGGGGTCAGGTCCGCCGACTCCCGTGCCGACTGCCCCGGCTCCGGCGTCCACCTCCGTCAGTCTGGTTAAAGAGCGTCAGCGTGTGCTGCTGGAGAAGGCCGAGCGCACGCAGCCGCAGCTTGTCAACCTCATCAAGACGGCGAGTGTCAGCCTGGAAAAACGCGGGCTGGGCGAGGCGCGCTACCGGGTCAATCTCGTGCTGGACATCAGCGCGAGCATGTACGACGAGTACCGCAGCGGTGCGGTGCAGGCCCTGGCCGAGCGCGCCCTGGCCCTGGCGACCCGCCTGGACGACGACGGCGAGGTCGAGGTGTATCTCTTCGGCATCAAGGCGCACCGCAGCGGGCCGCTGTCGCTCGATAACGTGGGCGGGTTCGTGGACCGCCTGCGGGTCAAGCTGGAGGGCGGTACGCATTACAGCCCGGTCATGACGCTGGTGCGCGACGACGCCCGCGCCGCGCGCACGGCGCTGCCTACCCTCGTGCTGTTCATTACCGACGGCGGCAGCAGCAACCGCGACGCCGTGATCCGGCAGATGACCGAGGCCTCGCGCGAGCCGGTGTTCTGGAAATTCATGGGGATCGATCAGGGGGGCGTGGACTTCGACTTCCTGAACAAACTCGACGACCTGCGTGGCCGGACGGTGGACAACGCCGACTTCTTCTGTCTGCCCTCGCCCATCCGCGTCCCCGACGCCCAGCTGTTCGAACTGCTGGTCAACGAACTCGACACCTGGCAGGCCGCCGCGCGCCGCCAGGGCGTCCTGCGCTAG